A portion of the Vicinamibacterales bacterium genome contains these proteins:
- the trpA gene encoding tryptophan synthase subunit alpha produces the protein MSRLEGCFAGLRRERRTGLITYVTAGDPDFARSAAIVRTLDRAGADVIELGVPFSDPVADGPVIERASERARASGGTLDTTLELVRVVRDEIRAPVVLFTYANPVLRMGEQEFVTRAAAVGVDGVLVLDLPLEEAAGFCDSLARVGLDMIFLLSPTTTDARIERAAALGRGFLYAISRLGVTGARDTLAESAGPLVQRIRNCTTLPIALGFGISKPDHVRQVGQWADAAVVGSGLVQLVADAAATPDLMERVASYVRWMKGSEAPC, from the coding sequence ATGTCGCGTCTTGAAGGGTGCTTCGCCGGACTGCGCCGTGAACGCCGAACCGGCCTGATTACCTACGTCACGGCGGGTGACCCGGATTTCGCCAGGTCCGCGGCTATCGTGCGTACACTCGACCGTGCGGGCGCGGACGTCATCGAGCTGGGGGTCCCGTTCTCCGACCCGGTCGCCGACGGTCCGGTCATTGAACGGGCGTCCGAGCGGGCCCGTGCGTCCGGCGGGACCCTGGACACGACGCTCGAACTCGTGCGCGTGGTCCGCGACGAGATTCGTGCACCGGTCGTTCTGTTCACCTACGCGAACCCCGTCCTTCGGATGGGTGAACAGGAGTTTGTGACCCGCGCGGCCGCGGTAGGCGTGGACGGCGTCCTGGTGCTCGATCTGCCGCTCGAGGAGGCTGCGGGGTTTTGCGACAGCCTGGCGCGCGTTGGCCTCGACATGATCTTCCTGCTGAGCCCGACGACGACCGATGCGCGGATCGAACGGGCCGCGGCGCTCGGGCGCGGGTTCCTGTATGCGATCTCGCGATTGGGCGTCACCGGTGCGCGCGATACGCTGGCAGAAAGCGCGGGCCCCCTCGTTCAACGGATACGGAACTGCACGACGTTGCCGATTGCCCTCGGCTTCGGAATCTCGAAGCCGGACCACGTCCGCCAGGTTGGGCAGTGGGCCGATGCGGCCGTTGTCGGAAGCGGCCTGGTACAGCTCGTGGCAGACGCGGCAGCGACGCCCGACCTGATGGAGCGCGTCGCGTCGTACGTGCGCTGGATGAAAGGAAGCGAGGCCCCGTGCTGA